A genomic window from Plodia interpunctella isolate USDA-ARS_2022_Savannah chromosome 29, ilPloInte3.2, whole genome shotgun sequence includes:
- the Aduk gene encoding serine/threonine-protein kinase ULK3, which produces MVFPKIEGYVVTERLGSGSYSTVYKAYTKVGARTTVAIKCIDKSRIKHSGSAVDNLVTEIRLLKTLTHPHIVHMKEFTWDDKNIYIIMEYCCGGDLSKYIQRYGRVPEKKVLYFLQQLASALKFLREKGVVHMDLKPHNLLLHKGSDGKYILKVADFGFAQHMSSEWSRSVRGSPLYMAPEMYSGEYDARVDLWSVGVIMYECLFGRAPYSSGTFKELVDKIQKQTPIEIPRSASIASGCRDLLTRLLQHAPARRISYEEFFSHPYLDLDHMPSRQNYDKAVGLIKQAIELDSLGKLSLAFEAYRDALLFLVPAVGTETDSLRRQALTAKLQSAEAGAHCQAAEVSVIYRDALLFLVPAVGTETDSLRRQALTAKLQRYMERAEEIKQYLKHGDSVPPAVPADVSTQQTVIKPCSTPPCESEERAAESDAEAEAEAAPEEPPPPARRAPRTSALRRLFSRQPVPYLTDDDSSITQDTSERKPTGEAHEGCRIT; this is translated from the exons ATGGTTTTTCCTAAAATAGAAGGGTATGTTGTGACTGAAAGACTGGGGTCTGGGAGTTACTCCACCGTCTACAAGGCGTATACCAAG GTGGGAGCCCGCACTACAGTAGCAATCAAATGCATAGACAAGTCTCGCATCAAGCACTCGGGCTCCGCAGTGGACAACCTAGTCACGGAGATCCGGCTGCTGAAGACGCTGACACACCCACACATTGTTCACATGAAAGAGTTCACGTGGGATGACaa GAACATCTACATAATAATGGAGTACTGCTGCGGCGGCGACCTCTCCAAGTACATCCAGCGCTACGGCCGCGTGCCAGAGAAGAAG GTGCTCTACTTCCTCCAGCAGCTGGCGTCCGCGTTGAAGTTCCTCCGCGAAAAAG GTGTAGTGCACATGGACCTCAAGCCTCACAACCTGCTGTTGCACAAGGGCTCCGACGGGAAATACATATTGAAAGTCGCCGATTTCGG CTTCGCCCAACACATGTCGTCAGAGTGGTCGCGCTCGGTGCGCGGCTCTCCTCTGTACATGGCGCCCGAGATGTACTCGGGGGAGTACGACGCCAGGGTCGATCTGTGGAGCGTTG GCGTGATCATGTACGAGTGTCTGTTCGGGCGCGCGCCCTACAGCTCGGGCACCTTCAAGGAGCTCGTCGACAAGATCCAGAAGCAGACGCCTATTGAG ATCCCTCGCTCCGCGAGTATCGCGAGCGGCTGCCGCGACCTGCTCACGCGGCTGCTGCAGCACGCGCCCGCGCGCCGCATCTCCTACGAGGAGTTCTTCAGCCACCCCTACCTCGACCTCGACCACATGCCCAGCCGGCAGAACTACGACAAG GCCGTGGGTCTGATCAAGCAAGCCATCGAGCTGGACTCGCTTGGCAAGCTGTCTCTGGCGTTCGAGGCATACAGAGACGCGCTGCTGTTCCTGGTGCCTGCTGTAGGCACTGAGACTGACAGCTTGCGGAGGCAGGCGCTCACTGCCAAGCTGCAGAG TGCGGAGGCAGGCGCTCACTGCCAAGCTGCAGAGGTGAGTGTGATATACAGAGACGCGCTGCTGTTCCTGGTGCCTGCTGTAGGCACTGAGACTGACAGCTTGCGGAGGCAGGCGCTCACTGCCAAGCTGCAGAG GTACATGGAGCGCGCGGAGGAGATCAAACAGTACCTAAAGCACGGGGACTCTGTCCCGCCCGCAGTGCCGGCGGACGTGAGCACTCAGCAGACAG TAATAAAGCCGTGCAGTACGCCCCCATGTGAGAGCGAGGAGCGCGCGGCCGAGAGCGACGCTGAAGCTGAAGCTGAAGCTGCGCCGGAGGAACCT CCCCCACCCGCCCGCCGTGCCCCGCGCACGTCCGCGCTGCGGCGCCTGTTCAGCCGACAGCCCGTGCCCTACCTCACGGACGACGACTCCAGCATC ACACAAGACACGTCGGAGCGGAAGCCGACAGGTGAAGCTCATGAGGGGTGCCGGATAACGTGA